The following coding sequences are from one Microbacterium sp. SORGH_AS_0969 window:
- a CDS encoding ABC transporter substrate-binding protein — MRRTVPMVATAALVLALTACSGGGSTASGNGSGPVKIGMVVPLTGFLSALGQGDKEAAERVVADLNAAGGIDGRQVELTVVDDKADVTESVKQFNQLASDPSYSAMLASSFVSAATAVGSTAQSAKIPTIALGPVDAFADGSNPYAFTSPPIPAVYARALVDYWVSQGVKTLAIGYTGGDLYGGNGDKATAEYAKEAGIDVVLDESYDQTATDFTPLITKVVSAKPDAFVVWGAGPAPVIITKQIAGKGIATYFTGAEASDLYLQPAGDAAEGVKAAATIALGGDALPEGAYKTKVMAVAKPWMDANNGAYPPEFAFGGASGVELLAAAIDAADSTDRQKIRDALEKTDLLTSNGRYTYSPTDHMGLDATSLAIFEAKGGKWVPTEAATKQFATELPQ, encoded by the coding sequence ATGCGCAGAACCGTCCCCATGGTCGCCACAGCCGCTCTCGTCCTCGCCCTCACCGCCTGTTCGGGAGGGGGCTCCACCGCCTCGGGCAACGGGTCCGGACCCGTCAAGATCGGCATGGTCGTGCCGCTCACCGGCTTCCTCTCGGCCCTCGGTCAGGGCGACAAGGAAGCGGCCGAGCGCGTCGTCGCCGATCTCAACGCCGCCGGCGGCATCGACGGGCGCCAGGTCGAGCTGACGGTCGTCGACGACAAGGCCGACGTGACCGAATCGGTCAAGCAGTTCAACCAGTTGGCATCCGATCCCTCGTACTCGGCGATGCTCGCGAGCAGCTTCGTCTCGGCCGCGACCGCCGTGGGCAGCACCGCGCAGTCCGCGAAGATCCCGACGATCGCCCTCGGACCGGTCGACGCCTTCGCCGACGGCAGCAACCCGTACGCGTTCACGTCGCCGCCCATCCCGGCGGTGTACGCGCGGGCGCTCGTCGACTACTGGGTCAGCCAGGGGGTGAAGACCCTCGCGATCGGCTACACCGGCGGTGACCTGTACGGCGGCAACGGCGACAAGGCCACGGCGGAGTACGCGAAAGAGGCCGGGATCGACGTCGTACTCGACGAGTCGTACGACCAGACCGCGACCGACTTCACCCCGCTCATCACGAAGGTCGTCTCGGCGAAGCCCGACGCGTTCGTCGTCTGGGGCGCGGGCCCCGCTCCCGTGATCATCACGAAGCAGATCGCGGGCAAGGGCATCGCGACCTACTTCACCGGCGCCGAGGCATCGGACCTGTACCTCCAGCCCGCGGGAGACGCCGCCGAAGGCGTGAAGGCCGCGGCGACCATCGCCCTGGGCGGCGACGCGTTGCCCGAGGGCGCGTACAAGACCAAGGTCATGGCGGTCGCGAAGCCCTGGATGGATGCCAACAACGGGGCGTACCCGCCCGAGTTCGCGTTCGGTGGGGCATCGGGCGTCGAGCTCCTCGCCGCCGCGATCGACGCGGCCGACTCGACCGATCGGCAGAAGATCCGCGACGCTCTCGAGAAGACCGACCTGCTGACCTCGAACGGGCGCTACACGTACAGCCCCACCGACCACATGGGACTCGATGCGACCTCGCTCGCGATCTTCGAGGCGAAGGGCGGCAAATGGGTCCCGACCGAGGCCGCGACGAAGCAGTTCGCGACCGAGCTCCCGCAGTGA
- a CDS encoding LuxR C-terminal-related transcriptional regulator, producing the protein MIREPRSEFVGRRRELDALADALERTRLITLTGVGGVGKTRLAVRLANAHARRTSTNVYFVGLDAVSDPRRVVAAIAQSLPFGDLSAREPLEFIVDVLSDETALLVLDNCEHVIDAAASVADELLDALPNVTIVATSRRRLDVDGEQVFPVPPLGTETAGDEPAEAVELLVARARAADAGFRLSPADHAVAAQLCQALDGLPLAIELAAGRLRTLSVADLARRLSQRFTLLRAGSRAPVSRQRTLRAVVDWSHELCTPPERALWAALSVFAGPFDLPAAAAVAGGDEAATVETLEQLIDQSLVEADRETGRFHLLETIRGYGRDRAEESGEQPDLVRRHLEYYRGLARLARTHWYGPAQRRILAGQRADRAELDAALRTAAASDTDIALELFSDLRYHWAVGGFLSEGRRWSRRLLRLVGGSASRRTPALLVATWICVLQGALDEARTHLDEARGLLPSLSPTEQEQCEVELRRLSGTRALFAGESDLAREELSRSIRLARSIGRPEEALLAQFQLTVALVQGELPDTLGPAREALRHATEIGERWIRSLSLWAIGLALYADGELDDAERHAREALAMEEGIDDPVGDCLVLELLSWIDAARSPTERTAVLLGAARAWWRRIDSGIAVHGPQMLAQHDRCVAVVRQRLGEEAFQRLSAVGERLSPAEAAAFAGAPGRPAAGLSARESEVAAGIHEGLSNREIAERLVLSVRTVDTHVQRILGKLGFTSRAQIAAWYQSTLVSVP; encoded by the coding sequence GTGATCAGAGAGCCGCGCAGCGAATTCGTCGGGCGTCGGCGCGAATTGGACGCCCTCGCCGACGCGCTCGAACGCACGCGCCTCATCACGCTCACCGGTGTCGGCGGGGTGGGCAAGACACGTCTCGCCGTGCGACTCGCCAACGCGCACGCGCGACGCACGTCGACGAACGTCTACTTCGTCGGTCTCGACGCGGTGAGCGATCCACGGCGGGTGGTCGCCGCGATCGCGCAGTCCCTGCCCTTCGGCGATCTGTCGGCCCGCGAGCCGCTCGAGTTCATCGTCGACGTGCTGAGCGATGAGACCGCCCTCCTCGTGCTCGACAACTGCGAGCACGTCATCGACGCCGCCGCCTCCGTCGCCGACGAGCTCCTCGACGCGCTGCCGAACGTGACGATCGTGGCCACGAGCCGTCGGCGCCTCGACGTCGACGGGGAGCAGGTCTTCCCTGTCCCTCCGCTGGGGACCGAGACCGCGGGAGACGAGCCCGCCGAAGCGGTGGAGCTCTTGGTGGCGCGCGCCCGCGCCGCGGACGCGGGATTCCGCCTCTCACCCGCCGACCACGCCGTCGCCGCCCAGCTGTGTCAGGCGCTCGACGGACTGCCGCTCGCGATCGAACTCGCCGCCGGACGCCTGCGCACCCTCTCCGTCGCGGATCTCGCCCGTCGCCTGTCGCAGCGTTTCACCCTGTTGCGAGCGGGGTCCCGGGCCCCGGTCTCCCGTCAACGGACCCTCCGTGCGGTCGTCGACTGGAGCCACGAGCTGTGCACACCGCCCGAGCGCGCGCTCTGGGCGGCGCTGAGCGTGTTCGCGGGCCCGTTCGACCTCCCCGCGGCGGCGGCCGTCGCGGGCGGCGACGAAGCCGCGACCGTCGAGACCCTCGAGCAGTTGATCGACCAGTCGCTCGTCGAAGCCGACCGTGAGACCGGCCGGTTCCACCTCCTCGAGACGATCCGCGGCTACGGGCGCGACCGCGCCGAGGAGTCGGGGGAACAACCCGATCTCGTGCGCCGGCACCTCGAGTACTACCGCGGGCTCGCGCGCCTCGCGCGCACGCACTGGTACGGGCCGGCTCAGCGGCGGATCCTGGCCGGTCAACGTGCCGACCGCGCCGAACTGGATGCCGCCCTGCGCACGGCCGCGGCGAGCGACACCGACATCGCGCTCGAGCTGTTCTCCGACCTCCGCTACCACTGGGCGGTGGGGGGATTCCTCTCGGAGGGGCGGCGATGGAGCCGCCGGCTCCTGCGTCTCGTCGGCGGCTCTGCGTCGCGGCGGACGCCCGCCCTGCTCGTGGCGACCTGGATCTGCGTCCTCCAGGGCGCGCTCGACGAGGCGCGAACCCACCTCGACGAAGCGCGGGGGCTCCTGCCGTCACTGTCTCCGACCGAACAGGAGCAGTGCGAGGTGGAGCTTCGCCGATTGAGCGGGACGCGCGCGCTCTTCGCGGGCGAAAGCGACCTCGCGCGCGAGGAGTTGAGCCGGTCGATCCGGCTCGCCCGCTCGATCGGCCGACCCGAAGAGGCGCTGCTCGCGCAGTTCCAGCTGACCGTCGCCCTCGTGCAGGGCGAGCTCCCCGACACTCTCGGTCCCGCGCGCGAGGCGCTGCGCCACGCCACCGAGATCGGCGAGCGATGGATCCGATCGCTCTCCCTGTGGGCCATCGGCCTCGCTCTCTATGCCGACGGCGAGCTCGACGACGCCGAGCGCCATGCGCGCGAGGCACTCGCGATGGAGGAGGGGATCGACGACCCCGTCGGCGACTGCCTCGTGCTGGAGCTGCTGAGCTGGATCGACGCCGCGCGGTCCCCCACCGAACGCACGGCCGTCCTTCTGGGGGCCGCGCGGGCCTGGTGGCGCCGCATCGACTCGGGTATCGCCGTGCACGGGCCCCAGATGCTCGCGCAGCACGACCGCTGCGTCGCGGTCGTGCGCCAGCGGCTCGGCGAAGAGGCCTTCCAGCGGCTCTCGGCGGTCGGCGAACGACTGTCGCCCGCCGAGGCCGCCGCCTTCGCCGGAGCTCCCGGGCGACCGGCCGCGGGCCTGAGCGCCCGCGAGAGCGAGGTGGCCGCCGGCATCCACGAGGGCCTCAGCAATCGCGAGATCGCCGAACGGCTGGTGCTGAGCGTGCGGACGGTCGACACGCACGTGCAAAGAATTCTCGGCAAGCTCGGCTTCACCTCGCGCGCGCAGATCGCGGCCTGGTATCAGTCGACGCTGGTGAGCGTGCCGTAG
- a CDS encoding alpha/beta hydrolase, producing the protein MTPSPPRILLVHGAWAGPWVFDRLAAELSARGFAVDTVTLPSIGSTADLYADAAAITAALDAADGPVTLIAHSYGGIPTTQAGDHPSVERIVYVAAFALDEGETLQQAVGGGIPDFWGIADGMVSMGRTREERIAMIAADLPAGIPDTVAAELADTFRPQSLTAFTSPVTRVAWRAKPTTYVLTERDELVPPAFQEHLVARSGAQVVRVDTGHTPFEDDPVWFAGVLADIVTPAEVAR; encoded by the coding sequence ATGACCCCTTCCCCTCCCCGCATCCTTCTGGTCCACGGCGCCTGGGCCGGGCCCTGGGTGTTCGACCGTCTCGCCGCCGAGCTGAGCGCACGCGGCTTCGCCGTCGACACGGTGACCCTGCCGAGCATCGGCAGCACGGCCGACCTGTACGCCGACGCGGCCGCGATCACGGCCGCCCTCGACGCGGCCGACGGCCCCGTCACCCTGATCGCGCATTCCTATGGCGGGATCCCCACCACCCAGGCCGGCGACCACCCGTCGGTCGAGCGCATCGTCTACGTCGCCGCCTTCGCCCTCGACGAGGGCGAGACCCTCCAGCAGGCGGTCGGCGGTGGCATCCCGGACTTCTGGGGGATCGCCGACGGCATGGTCTCGATGGGACGCACGCGCGAGGAGCGCATCGCGATGATCGCCGCCGACCTTCCCGCGGGCATCCCCGACACGGTCGCGGCCGAGCTCGCCGACACGTTCCGGCCGCAGTCGCTCACCGCCTTCACCTCGCCCGTAACGCGCGTCGCCTGGCGCGCGAAGCCGACGACCTACGTGCTCACCGAGCGCGACGAGCTCGTGCCGCCCGCCTTCCAGGAGCACCTCGTCGCGCGCAGCGGCGCCCAGGTCGTGCGCGTCGACACCGGCCACACGCCCTTCGAAGACGACCCGGTGTGGTTCGCGGGCGTTCTGGCCGACATCGTGACCCCCGCGGAGGTGGCGCGATGA
- a CDS encoding aldehyde dehydrogenase — protein sequence MSLTVTTAPGRLFIDGRWTDAADGGRMDVIAPSTGEKITDVARGTTADVDAAVAAARRAFDEGPWPRMSSRERARILQRAYALMRERSEELAHAESLDVGKPITFARVVDVNNAAELYEYYAALGHRLDGDVREITADAHAYVRTEPLGVVAAITPFNFPLILSSTKIAPALVAGNTVVHKPASDTPLSALLMAELLRDAGVPDGVFNVVTGPGSTLGDHLVSHPDVDKVAFTGSTEIGAHAAALAGRSLKPFTAELGGNAANILFADADLDRAIHTVISAFVFNAGQFCMAGPRLLVERPIYGVVLGILKDAVPHVPFGDIDDPVTVIGPVASRTQLDKVAAMVDRARAAGARVVTGGHAVERDGGFYYAPTVLADLDPAAEVVVDEVFGPVLTVQPFDTEDEAVALANGTRYGLASGIQTGDLARAHRIAARLRAGITWVNGWAILDPAVPFGGVKASGWGREGGPEALQSYQKAHSIVFDLGGAQ from the coding sequence ATGAGCCTCACGGTCACGACCGCGCCCGGCCGCCTCTTCATCGACGGACGGTGGACGGATGCCGCGGACGGCGGCCGCATGGACGTCATCGCCCCGTCCACCGGCGAGAAGATCACCGACGTCGCGCGCGGCACGACCGCTGACGTCGACGCCGCCGTCGCCGCCGCCCGACGCGCCTTCGACGAGGGCCCCTGGCCGCGGATGTCGAGCCGCGAACGAGCCCGCATCCTCCAGCGGGCCTACGCGCTCATGCGGGAGCGCAGCGAAGAGCTCGCGCACGCCGAGAGCCTCGACGTCGGCAAGCCCATCACCTTCGCCCGCGTCGTCGACGTCAACAACGCCGCCGAGCTGTACGAGTACTACGCCGCTCTCGGCCATCGCCTCGACGGCGACGTCCGCGAGATCACCGCCGACGCCCACGCCTACGTGCGTACCGAGCCGCTCGGCGTGGTCGCCGCGATCACGCCGTTCAACTTCCCGCTGATCCTGTCGAGCACGAAGATCGCCCCCGCCCTCGTGGCGGGGAACACCGTGGTCCACAAGCCCGCGAGCGACACCCCGCTGAGCGCCCTGCTCATGGCGGAGCTGCTGCGCGACGCCGGCGTGCCCGACGGCGTCTTCAACGTCGTCACGGGCCCGGGGTCGACGCTCGGCGACCACCTCGTCTCGCACCCCGACGTCGACAAGGTCGCGTTCACCGGATCGACCGAGATCGGCGCGCACGCGGCGGCCCTCGCCGGTCGGTCGCTCAAGCCGTTCACCGCCGAGCTCGGCGGGAACGCGGCGAACATCCTCTTCGCCGACGCCGACCTCGACCGCGCGATCCACACCGTGATATCGGCGTTCGTGTTCAATGCGGGGCAGTTCTGCATGGCCGGCCCCCGGCTGCTGGTCGAGCGTCCGATCTACGGTGTCGTGCTCGGCATCCTGAAAGACGCCGTACCGCACGTGCCCTTCGGCGACATCGACGACCCGGTGACCGTGATCGGCCCGGTCGCGAGCCGCACGCAGCTCGACAAGGTCGCGGCGATGGTCGATCGGGCACGTGCCGCGGGCGCGCGCGTCGTGACGGGCGGCCACGCGGTCGAGCGAGACGGCGGGTTCTACTACGCGCCCACCGTTCTCGCCGACCTCGACCCCGCGGCCGAGGTCGTCGTGGACGAGGTGTTCGGCCCGGTCCTCACCGTGCAGCCCTTCGACACCGAGGACGAGGCCGTCGCGCTCGCGAACGGCACGCGGTACGGCCTGGCGAGCGGCATCCAGACCGGTGATCTCGCCCGCGCCCACCGGATCGCCGCGCGCCTGCGCGCCGGCATCACCTGGGTGAACGGCTGGGCGATCCTCGACCCCGCTGTGCCCTTCGGCGGGGTGAAGGCTTCAGGGTGGGGACGCGAGGGCGGCCCGGAAGCGCTGCAGTCGTACCAGAAGGCCCATTCGATCGTGTTCGACCTGGGCGGCGCGCAGTGA
- a CDS encoding NAD(P)-dependent alcohol dehydrogenase yields MIAGRAAIVEESRDGAAPATRTISVADVEYAEPGHGEVLVRLTATGLCHTDLGVLAGGIPFPTPGIIGHEGAGRVERVGPGVRGVGPGDAVLLSFTSCGACDACVGAHPAYCETWLPRNLLGGLRDGDSGGVTRDGEPVAAHFFGQSSFGTHAIADERSLVRVADDADLAALAPLGCGVLTGFGSMWNVLDPGTADVVAVYGAGAVGLSAVMAAALRAPAHLIAIDRVASRLDLARELGATATIDAAHEDVAARLAELTGGRGVTLSFDTTGHPGVARTALDAAAARGTVLVCGAPPPGTEIAVDIQGILTGKILRGVTMGDADPRELIPRLVALHAEGRLPLEKLERRYPLDDIARAIDDMHHGRTVKPVIVY; encoded by the coding sequence GTGATCGCGGGGCGCGCGGCCATCGTCGAAGAGAGCCGAGACGGCGCCGCTCCGGCGACGCGGACGATCTCGGTCGCCGACGTCGAGTACGCCGAGCCCGGGCACGGCGAAGTGCTCGTGCGGCTCACCGCGACCGGGCTCTGCCACACCGATCTCGGGGTGCTGGCCGGTGGCATCCCGTTCCCCACCCCGGGGATCATCGGGCACGAGGGGGCCGGGCGCGTCGAGCGCGTCGGGCCGGGCGTGCGCGGGGTGGGCCCCGGGGATGCCGTGCTCCTGAGCTTCACCTCGTGCGGCGCGTGCGACGCCTGCGTCGGCGCCCACCCGGCGTATTGCGAGACGTGGCTGCCGCGGAACCTGCTCGGCGGTCTCCGCGACGGCGACTCGGGCGGAGTCACGCGCGACGGGGAGCCGGTCGCCGCGCACTTCTTCGGGCAGTCGTCGTTCGGCACCCACGCGATCGCCGATGAACGCTCGCTCGTGCGCGTCGCCGACGACGCCGACCTCGCGGCGCTCGCCCCGCTCGGCTGCGGCGTGCTGACGGGCTTCGGATCGATGTGGAACGTGCTCGATCCGGGGACCGCGGATGTCGTCGCCGTGTACGGAGCCGGAGCGGTCGGCCTGTCCGCCGTGATGGCCGCGGCGCTCCGCGCGCCGGCGCACCTCATCGCGATCGACCGGGTGGCTTCGCGTCTCGACCTCGCGCGCGAGCTGGGCGCGACCGCCACCATCGACGCGGCGCACGAGGACGTCGCCGCGCGTCTGGCCGAGCTGACCGGCGGACGCGGCGTCACGCTGAGCTTCGACACCACGGGCCACCCGGGGGTCGCCCGGACCGCCCTCGACGCCGCCGCCGCACGCGGCACGGTGCTGGTGTGCGGGGCTCCGCCTCCCGGCACCGAGATCGCGGTCGACATCCAGGGCATCCTGACCGGCAAGATCCTGCGCGGCGTCACGATGGGCGACGCCGACCCGCGCGAGCTCATCCCGCGACTCGTCGCGCTGCACGCCGAGGGGCGCCTGCCGCTGGAGAAGCTCGAGCGGCGATACCCCCTCGACGACATCGCCCGAGCGATCGACGACATGCACCACGGGCGGACGGTGAAGCCCGTCATCGTGTACTGA
- a CDS encoding iron-siderophore ABC transporter substrate-binding protein produces MPARRSSRRFALLAAATGLALALSGCAGGASASPAESSASTHDVAHARGTTSVSTAPQRVVTLEPLELDTAVAVGITPVGAAVANMVNGVPSYLGVEGVTPVGTVSEPDLEAIAALKPDLILGTESRHSALYDQLSAIAPTVFIATQADPWRDNAALIGEALGREDDVTKAVDAVDQRCDEIKGAHDLAGKTAEMIRPRDETTLSLYGPVSFAGSLLECVGYTIPDHEWEDGLQADISPENIASATADAVFVTTTDVNDPSTVPAAIAQNAAAFPVVTLVDTSTWVAGVGPKGAQSVLDDIETFLASGK; encoded by the coding sequence ATGCCCGCACGCCGTTCCTCCCGGCGCTTCGCCCTCCTCGCCGCGGCGACCGGTCTCGCCCTCGCCCTCTCCGGCTGCGCGGGCGGCGCGAGCGCTTCTCCCGCCGAGAGCTCCGCCTCGACCCACGATGTGGCTCACGCGCGTGGGACCACCTCCGTCAGCACGGCTCCGCAGCGCGTCGTCACGCTCGAGCCGCTCGAACTCGACACCGCGGTGGCCGTCGGGATCACCCCCGTCGGCGCGGCCGTGGCGAACATGGTCAACGGCGTGCCGAGCTACCTCGGCGTCGAGGGCGTTACACCCGTCGGCACGGTGAGCGAGCCCGACCTCGAGGCCATCGCCGCGCTCAAGCCCGACCTCATCCTCGGCACCGAGTCCCGCCACTCCGCGCTGTACGACCAGCTCAGCGCGATCGCTCCGACGGTGTTCATCGCCACGCAGGCCGATCCGTGGCGCGACAACGCCGCCCTGATCGGCGAGGCGCTCGGCCGCGAGGACGACGTGACGAAGGCCGTGGATGCCGTCGACCAGCGCTGCGACGAGATCAAGGGCGCGCACGACCTCGCCGGGAAGACCGCCGAGATGATCCGCCCGCGCGACGAGACGACGCTGAGCCTCTACGGCCCGGTCTCGTTCGCCGGGAGCCTGCTCGAGTGCGTCGGCTACACGATCCCCGATCACGAGTGGGAGGACGGCCTGCAGGCCGACATCTCGCCCGAGAACATCGCGAGCGCGACCGCCGACGCCGTCTTCGTCACTACGACCGACGTGAACGACCCGTCGACCGTCCCCGCGGCGATCGCGCAGAACGCCGCGGCATTCCCCGTCGTCACCCTCGTCGACACGAGCACGTGGGTCGCGGGGGTCGGACCGAAGGGCGCGCAGTCGGTGCTCGACGACATCGAGACCTTCCTCGCATCGGGGAAATGA
- a CDS encoding iron ABC transporter permease encodes MTSVVPPRVPDTAPRSPRIGRTAAGTVVLVAVLAVAIALSLMIGANPLPWHTVWASLSGAGTPDTDFVVQGLRVPRTIAGIVAGAALGVAGALMQSFSRNPLADPGILGVNAGAAFAVAVTVALFGIQSSLLLVWPAFLGALVVTVAVALVGSSGRGPADPIRLTLAGVAVGAVLSGITSGMMLSNPDAFDLMRGWNAGSLLGRGLDVVLPVVPFIAVGLALAFVLGRALNALALGDDLARAQGIPVGAVRVASIAAITVLAGAATALVGPLSFVGLMVPHVVRWIVGPDQRRILPLSALAAPIVVLLADVLGRVIIAPAEVPAGIVTAFVGAPVLIALARRRRASAL; translated from the coding sequence ATGACCTCGGTCGTCCCCCCACGGGTGCCGGACACCGCACCCCGATCCCCACGAATCGGTCGGACCGCCGCCGGCACGGTCGTGCTGGTAGCGGTCCTCGCCGTCGCGATCGCCCTGTCGCTCATGATCGGCGCGAACCCCCTGCCCTGGCACACGGTGTGGGCGTCGCTCTCCGGCGCGGGCACACCCGACACCGACTTCGTGGTGCAGGGGCTCCGCGTGCCCCGCACCATCGCCGGCATCGTCGCCGGGGCCGCCCTCGGCGTCGCCGGGGCCCTCATGCAGTCGTTCTCGCGCAACCCGCTCGCCGACCCCGGCATCCTCGGCGTCAACGCGGGAGCCGCGTTCGCCGTCGCAGTGACGGTGGCACTGTTCGGCATCCAGAGCTCTCTCCTGCTCGTCTGGCCCGCTTTCCTCGGCGCGCTCGTCGTCACGGTCGCCGTCGCGCTCGTCGGTTCATCGGGGCGGGGACCGGCCGACCCGATCCGCCTGACCCTCGCGGGGGTGGCGGTGGGTGCGGTGCTCTCGGGCATCACCTCCGGAATGATGCTGAGCAACCCCGACGCCTTCGACCTCATGCGCGGGTGGAACGCCGGTTCGCTCCTCGGGCGCGGTCTCGACGTCGTCCTCCCCGTGGTCCCTTTCATCGCGGTGGGGCTCGCGCTGGCATTCGTCCTCGGCCGAGCACTCAACGCGCTCGCTCTCGGCGACGACCTCGCCCGCGCCCAGGGCATTCCCGTCGGCGCCGTGCGGGTGGCATCCATCGCCGCGATCACCGTGCTCGCGGGAGCGGCGACCGCCCTGGTCGGACCCCTGTCGTTCGTCGGGCTCATGGTGCCGCACGTCGTGCGGTGGATCGTCGGGCCCGACCAGCGCCGCATCCTCCCCCTCAGCGCTCTCGCGGCGCCGATCGTCGTGCTGCTCGCCGACGTGCTGGGCCGCGTGATCATCGCCCCGGCCGAGGTACCCGCCGGGATCGTGACCGCGTTCGTCGGCGCTCCCGTGCTCATCGCGCTCGCGCGCCGACGGAGAGCGAGCGCGCTGTGA
- a CDS encoding iron chelate uptake ABC transporter family permease subunit: MTAVDVGYRRVVLGALPVRLRSIAVGVAVLVAVVVLAVLSLGWGTYPVAPDAVVRALLGAGDALDTTVVVSWRLPRVLAAITLGALLAIAGALFQTVTRNPLASPDILGLSNGAFTGMLLTLVLVSTSWPARAAGALIGCLAASVVIWFLSYRGGVQGFRLIVVGIGVSAMLASLNTWMLLQIELETAMFASAWGHGSLNGVTGDALGGVLLCAAPFALAAFALVPALRQLELGDDMAAASGVRPHLVRSLALLAGVVLVAAATAVAGPIAFVALAAPQIARRLARTPSLSLSLSALVGALLLLGSDAIAQHVLPVTLPVGVVTVSVGGAYLIVMIVTEIRRRV; the protein is encoded by the coding sequence GTGACGGCCGTCGACGTGGGGTACCGCCGGGTGGTCCTCGGCGCGCTGCCGGTGCGGCTGCGGAGCATCGCCGTCGGTGTCGCGGTGCTCGTCGCCGTCGTCGTGCTCGCGGTGCTCTCGCTCGGCTGGGGCACGTATCCCGTGGCTCCGGATGCCGTCGTCCGCGCGCTCCTCGGAGCGGGCGACGCCCTCGACACCACCGTGGTCGTGAGCTGGCGCCTCCCCCGCGTCCTCGCCGCGATCACCCTGGGCGCCCTGCTCGCGATCGCCGGGGCCCTGTTCCAGACGGTCACGCGCAATCCGCTCGCGAGCCCCGACATCCTCGGGCTCTCGAACGGCGCCTTCACCGGCATGCTGCTGACGCTCGTGCTCGTCTCGACGTCGTGGCCGGCGCGGGCGGCGGGCGCGCTGATCGGTTGCCTCGCGGCATCCGTCGTCATCTGGTTCCTGTCGTACCGCGGTGGCGTGCAGGGCTTCCGGCTCATCGTCGTGGGCATCGGCGTCTCGGCCATGCTCGCCTCGCTCAACACCTGGATGCTGCTGCAGATCGAACTCGAGACGGCGATGTTCGCGTCGGCGTGGGGGCACGGGTCGCTCAACGGCGTCACCGGTGACGCGCTCGGCGGGGTGCTGCTGTGCGCGGCGCCGTTCGCGCTCGCGGCCTTCGCGCTGGTGCCCGCGCTCCGTCAGCTGGAGCTGGGCGACGACATGGCCGCCGCGTCCGGCGTGCGCCCCCACCTGGTGCGCAGCCTCGCTCTGCTCGCCGGTGTGGTGCTCGTGGCCGCGGCGACGGCTGTGGCGGGACCCATCGCGTTCGTCGCCCTCGCCGCCCCGCAGATCGCGCGCCGGCTCGCACGCACGCCGTCGCTCTCGCTCTCGCTGTCGGCCCTCGTGGGCGCCCTGCTGCTGCTGGGCTCCGACGCCATCGCGCAGCACGTGCTGCCGGTGACCCTCCCCGTGGGCGTCGTCACCGTCTCGGTCGGCGGCGCGTACCTCATCGTCATGATCGTTACGGAGATCCGCCGCCGTGTCTGA
- a CDS encoding ABC transporter ATP-binding protein gives MSDPSRLEARSVSLAYDGATVVPELTVAIPPGSFTVIIGPNACGKSTLLRGLSRLLSPAAGTVVLDGRDISTYPAKEVARRLGLLPQSALAPDGITVADLVGRGRYPHQSLLRQWSSADEAAVKEALDATGTTDLSARPVDALSGGQRQRVWVAMVLAQQTDLLLLDEPTTYLDVAHQVELMELFAELNARGRTVVAVLHDLNHAARYASHIIAMRDGRIVAEGAPREVITSERVEEVYGLPNVVIDDPVTGGPLVVPLRGGAFAARAAAAATGLDA, from the coding sequence GTGTCTGACCCCTCCCGCCTCGAAGCGCGCTCCGTCTCGCTCGCGTACGACGGCGCCACCGTCGTCCCCGAGCTGACCGTCGCGATCCCACCCGGGTCGTTCACGGTAATCATCGGCCCGAACGCGTGCGGCAAGTCGACGCTGCTGCGCGGGCTCTCGCGCCTCCTCTCCCCCGCCGCCGGCACCGTCGTGCTCGACGGACGCGACATCTCGACCTACCCCGCGAAGGAGGTCGCGCGCCGTCTCGGCCTCCTCCCGCAGAGCGCGCTCGCTCCCGACGGCATCACGGTCGCCGACCTCGTCGGTCGCGGCCGCTACCCGCACCAGTCGCTGCTGCGGCAGTGGTCGAGCGCCGACGAGGCGGCGGTGAAGGAGGCCCTGGATGCCACGGGCACGACCGACCTGTCGGCCCGCCCCGTCGACGCGCTCTCGGGCGGGCAGCGTCAGCGCGTCTGGGTCGCGATGGTGCTCGCGCAGCAGACCGACCTCCTGCTGCTCGACGAACCCACCACCTACCTCGACGTCGCGCACCAGGTCGAGCTCATGGAGCTGTTCGCCGAGCTGAACGCCCGCGGGCGCACCGTCGTCGCCGTGCTGCACGACCTCAACCACGCCGCCCGGTACGCGAGCCACATCATCGCGATGCGCGACGGCCGCATCGTCGCCGAGGGAGCCCCGCGCGAGGTCATCACGAGCGAACGCGTCGAGGAAGTCTACGGCCTGCCGAACGTCGTGATCGACGACCCGGTGACGGGCGGTCCGCTGGTGGTGCCGCTGCGCGGCGGGGCGTTCGCCGCGCGGGCCGCCGCGGCGGCGACGGGGCTCGACGCGTGA